In a single window of the Debaryomyces hansenii CBS767 chromosome A complete sequence genome:
- a CDS encoding DEHA2A12606p (similar to uniprot|Q08204 Saccharomyces cerevisiae YOL034W SMC5 Structural maintenance of chromosomes protein), producing the protein MSDFGVVGNFSDYVNDTDERASKKRRLNWDDDKFKPGFILKVKVKNFTTYSYAEFNLSPTLNMIIGPNGTGKSTLVAAICLGLGGKIDLIKRKTMKSMIKTGQEDSTIEITLKDSEPDVYLVIQRKFTEKESVWKLNGEISDEKSIKKICKKFNIQLDNLCHFLPQERVAEFAGLSPEMLLLETQRTLGSGHLLAMHEDLIAKDNMRESLKTDIASIEERLIKLTEEKDRLQEEARRFEEYQEKTQDLINHKMLIPYAQLQDLKERQKHIKKERDLAKKKLENFKSNTRPIEIQLQQAQQEYEVQNGKFQESKSAYQELVTKYDNRKEEISKNLDTIAGLKMTKTTLANKNEMKRVELDKLRQEKEELLLKLNSMPQVDENDLLMNKTLRDEKHDEINDLDADVNNSQDKSDSLRSQLSKLKKNIQEQEKKSSSNDKIVVLESNGRYRSDLLDNAYGAHMYLRGQAELKDLYFEAPVVSCEIINKKYAKFVEKVIDNNTLLSLTIPSQEVYDKISQVLFSKYNAPLRITKEVAYTNQMNQAELNSYGFEGFLSDYISGPKDVLNMLNVISKVNLIPVSSKPLSDQQFNKLLQPDGRGRIPFMKFIAGDSLFTVSRSKYGSKQYFYTTESVSEARFFGSTGLTQEVKRQIIENIESMTREYRTIRSELERVVNNSEPIKMKRLSVQKEIDGIKAEVDRLQNLKKGKARLETFILQKDERIKKMERDAEKDYTEKIKVIEKKVKEKYDNYAKDTSDLSNIIGKLTSSSIKLDQDEFLILQTQNRIVTAEQLKNNLMQYKESLEKAYEEAKRKYNEIKKSDAAQKIREQNASYTDVQREVLSHLAGTYMDSNTLTEKNIREKIQLLEDERALMSTADQSSIETLKNKLYEIEVSERELPNLRNKKEQLDERIDKIYDQWEPELSNLVLKISKAFQKKFTTVASDGQVELAKEQRFKDWKLQILVKFRENSDLKVLDHQSQSGGERAVSTIFYIMSLQGLTDAPFRIVDEINQGMDPRNEKMAHKYLVHTACQNNKSQYFLVTPKLLTGLYYHPDMVIHCIYTGPLIDAVEKDSDKPDFMDLTRSALVAVT; encoded by the coding sequence ATGAGTGATTTTGGGGTTGTGGGGAACTTCAGTGACTATGTAAATGATACAGATGAACGTGCATCTAAAAAAAGGCGTTTGAATTGggatgatgataaatttaaGCCTGGGTTCATCTTGAAAGTCAAAGTAAAGAATTTCACTACGTATTCGTATGCAGAGTTTAATTTGTCACCCACGTTAAATATGATTATCGGACCTAATGGTACTGGGAAGAGTACGTTGGTTGCTGCAATATGTTTAGGTTTGGGAGGAAAAATCGATCTTATCAAGAGAAAGACCatgaaatcaatgattAAGACGGGCCAAGAAGATAGTACGATTGAAATAACGCTAAAAGATAGTGAACCTGATGTGTATTTAGTGATACAGAGAAAATTTACTGAAAAGGAATCTGTGTGGAAATTGAACGGAGAAATTTCTGACGAGAAgctgataaagaaaatctGCAAGAAGTTTAACATTCAGTTAGACAATCTTTGCCATTTTTTACCGCAAGAGAGAGTAGCTGAATTTGCGGGACTATCGCCCGAAATGCTACTCCTTGAAACCCAAAGAACACTAGGATCAGGTCACCTTTTGGCAATGCACGAGGATTTGATCGCAAAGGATAATATGCGTGAAAGCTTGAAAACGGATATTGcgtcaattgaagaaagattaataaaattaactGAGGAAAAAGATAGGTTACAGGAAGAAGCTAGAAGgtttgaagaatatcagGAAAAGACACAAGATTTGATAAACCATAAAATGTTGATTCCTTATGCCCAGCTCCAAGATTTAAAAGAACGCCAAAAGCATatcaagaaagaaagagatCTCGCAAAGAAAAAGTTGGAGAATTTTAAATCTAATACTAGGCCAATCGAAATACAATTACAACAAGCACAACAGGAATATGAAGTGCAAAACggaaaatttcaagaatcGAAATCAGCTTATCAAGAATTAGTGACAAAATATGACAATAGAAAAGAGGAAATAAGTAAAAACCTAGATACTATTGCTGGCCTTAAGATGACTAAGACCACATTAGCGAAcaaaaatgaaatgaaGAGGGTAGAGTTGGACAAATTACGtcaagagaaagaagaattattattgaaattaaatagTATGCCGCAAGTAGATGAAAATGACTTATTAATGAACAAAACTCTCAGAGATGAGAAGCAcgatgaaattaatgatttagaCGCTGATGTTAACAATAGCCAAGACAAGTCAGATTCCTTGCGTAGTCAACTCAgtaaattgaagaaaaatattcaggagcaagaaaagaaatctAGTTCTAACGATAAAATTGTTGTCTTAGAAAGTAACGGGAGATACCGTAGTGACCTTTTAGACAATGCTTACGGTGCACATATGTACTTAAGAGGGCAAGCCGAATTGAAGGATCTCTATTTCGAAGCTCCTGTCGTTTCTTGTGagattattaataaaaaatatgcTAAGTTCGTTGAAAAAGTTATTGACAACAACACATTATTGTCGTTGACTATACCGTCGCAAGAAGTGTATGATAAAATTTCCCAAGTTCTTTTTTCTAAATATAATGCTCCGTTGAGAATTACAAAAGAAGTTGCATACACCAATCAAATGAACCAAGCTGAATTAAACTCATATGGATTTGAAGGATTTTTGTCTGATTATATATCGGGACCCAAAGATGTTTTGAACATGTTAAATGTGATTTCAAAAGTTAACCTTATTCCAGTTAGTAGTAAGCCTTTATCGGATCAACAGTTTAATAAGTTGTTACAACCGGATGGGAGAGGTAGAATTCCCTTCATGAAATTTATCGCCGGTGATAGCCTCTTCACTGTTTCAAGGTCTAAGTATGGATCTaaacaatatttttataccACTGAGCTGGTTTCAGAGGCTCGATTTTTTGGCTCTACTGGATTAACTCAAGAAGTTAAAAgacaaattattgaaaatattgaaagtaTGACAAGAGAATATAGAACAATAAGATCGGAATTAGAAAGAGTGGTGAATAATTCGGAGCCTATCAAGATGAAACGCCTTTCTGTCCAGAAAGAAATAGATGGTATAAAAGCGGAAGTTGATAGATTACAAAATCTTAAGAAAGGAAAAGCGAGGTTAGAGACATTTATATTGCAGAAGGATGAAAGAATAAAGAAGATGGAACGTGATGCAGAGAAAGACTATACTGAAAAGATAAAGGTAATAGAGAAAAAGGTTAAAGAAAAGTATGATAACTATGCAAAAGATACATCAGATCTCTCCAATATAATAGGAAAGTTAACTTCATCTTCCATTAAACTTGATcaagatgaatttttaataCTTCAAACGCAAAATAGAATAGTCACCGCAGAGCAACTAAAGAACAACCTTATGCAATACAAAGAATCTTTAGAAAAAGCATACGAAGAAGCGAAGCgcaaatataatgaaataaagaaGAGTGATGCAGCACAAAAAATTAGAGAGCAGAATGCATCTTATACAGATGTACAGCGGGAGGTTTTATCCCATTTAGCAGGAACGTATATGGATAGTAATACTTTAACTGAAAAGAATATAAGAGAGAAAATACAACTTCTTGAGGATGAAAGAGCTTTGATGTCAACGGCAGATCAAAGCTCTATAGAAacgttgaaaaataaactatatgaaattgaagtttCCGAAAGAGAATTGCCAAACCTAAGAAATAAGAAAGAGCAGCTTGATGAGagaattgataaaatttatGATCAGTGGGAACCAGAGTTGTCAAATTtggtattgaaaatttcaaaagcATTTCAAAAAAAGTTTACTACTGTCGCAAGTGACGGTCAAGTTGAATTAGCGAAAGAACAGAGATTCAAAGATTGGAAGTTACAAATCTTAGTCAAGTTTCGAGAGAATTCTGACCTAAAGGTTTTAGACCACCAGTCTCAATCAGGAGGGGAGAGAGCGGTTTCCActatattttatatcaTGTCATTACAAGGTTTAACGGATGCCCCATTCAGGATagttgatgaaattaaccAAGGTATGGATCcaagaaatgaaaaaatggCTCATAAGTATTTAGTTCATACAGCTTGTCAGAATAACAAATCCCAATATTTCTTGGTAACTCCAAAGTTGTTAACAGGACTTTATTATCACCCTGACATGGTTATACATTGTATTTATACTGGCCCTCTCATCGATGCTGTTGAAAAAGACTCCGATAAGCCGGATTTTATGGATTTGACAAGAAGTGCATTAGTTGCAGTCACGTAG
- a CDS encoding DEHA2A12628p (similar to uniprot|P53141 Saccharomyces cerevisiae YGL106W MLC1 Essential light chain for myosin Myo2p) — translation MSQNTKTYKDAFALFDKKGTGKIPVEHLGDLLRAVGQNPTLAEISELQGSIKSNEFDFDTYQKIIERPDGFKPLGLPEDYIKGFQVFDKEQTGYIGVGELRYILTSIGEKLSDSEVDELLKGVNVTSDGNVDYVEFVKSILDQ, via the exons ATG TCTCAAAATACCAAAACCTACAAAGACGCATTTGCTCTCTTTGACAAGAAGGGAACAGGAAAGATTCCAGTTGAACATTTAGGAGACTTATTGAGAGCGGTTGGCCAAAATCCTACATTAGCAGAAATTTCTGAATTACAAGGTTCGATTAAATCCAACGAATTTGACTTTGACACCTATCAAAAGATTATCGAGAGACCAGATGGTTTCAAGCCATTAGGATTGCCTGAGGATTATATTAAAGGATTTCAagtttttgataaagaacAAACCGGGTATATTGGTGTAGGCGAATTAAGGTATATCTTAACGTCCATTGGAGAAAAGTTGTCTGATTCGGAAGTCGACGAACTATTGAAGGGAGTAAACGTTACATCTGATGGTAATGTCGATTATGTTGAATTTGTTAAGTCTATATTAGACCAATAA
- a CDS encoding DEHA2A12650p (similar to CA3044|IPF7298 Candida albicans IPF7298), protein MESQENVNNESSTARTDTDMRIHERFHLYPKDRLQAVAIVGGIIGAFSGFYDGVSMASLRYLTENGHRLPRKVGGWYFYHKKKNYVMIMNGCKEGLKQGTKLSLTVTGFFGLEAFFDTYVRHNTIDLLNTTAAAMITCGVYGVYHRLSKVQTIKYVKRGALLGLSLGFSQDMLIWIRGGRIWYLESLGIVNPRIQAKEDTLFEA, encoded by the coding sequence ATGGAATCACAAGAGAATGTTAATAATGAGTCCTCGACTGCTCGTACAGATACTGACATGAGGATTCATGAAAGGTTCCATCTATATCCAAAAGATAGATTACAAGCGGTAGCCATCGTAGGTGGTATCATCGGGGCATTTTCTGGATTTTATGACGGAGTGTCAATGGCATCTTTAAGATATTTAACTGAAAATGGGCATAGATTACCAAGAAAAGTAGGTGGATGGTATTTTTATcataaaaagaagaattatgtAATGATCATGAATGGGTGTAAAGAAGGTCTCAAACAAGGTACCAAGCTTTCACTTACAGTAACGGGGTTCTTTGGGTTGGAAGCTTTTTTTGATACGTATGTTAGGCACAATACTATTGATTTGTTAAATACAACAGCAGCAGCTATGATAACATGCGGAGTATATGGTGTCTACCATAGATTAAGTAAGGTTCAAACAATTAAATACGTCAAAAGAGGTGCCTTATTGGGATTAAGTTTAGGATTTTCTCAAGATATGTTAATATGGATTAGAGGTGGTAGGATCTGGTATTTGGAGTCGCTTGGAATAGTGAATCCTCGCATACAAGCCAAAGAGGATACCTTATTCGAGGCTTGA
- a CDS encoding DEHA2A12672p (similar to uniprot|P33309 Saccharomyces cerevisiae YNL001W DOM34 Probable RNA-binding protein) has product MKLLSQSFEKDKSGSTTLVPQDKEDLWQLYNLIQKGDEIKLPTHRNVKKVTSGGGSGGKDKGKADRKLLTLKMSVEDIEYTPSDEVMRIRGRTVEPNEYVPIQSYHTAEVQFDKKFTLIKPDWDEISYGIIVSACSIEEKAEVGAVIMEEGVAHLCLVTDNMTVLRNKIEKSIPRKRRGEGGGGNHDKAMEKFLNMVSSTMLRNFDLTKLKAIILASPGFTANALYQNTINQAIQEENKLVIQNKSKFMVVHSSTGYLQGLEEILKDPSIQKQLSNTKFAREGAIFEEFQRVLNNDDDRAWYGPSEATKAVELGAIKYFMITDTLFRSDDIAVRKHYIKLTEEVKRQGGEVLIFSSLHESGEQLDQLTGVAVLLNYPVADLDEDEEE; this is encoded by the coding sequence ATGAAGCTTCTCAGCCAATCCTTCGAAAAGGATAAAAGTGGTTCAACTACATTAGTCCCAcaagataaagaagatttatGGCAACTATACAACTTGATTCAAAAGGGTGATGAAATAAAGTTACCAACTCATAGGAACGTGAAAAAGGTGACCAGCGGTGGTGGAAGTGGAGGAAAGGACAAAGGAAAGGCAGACAGAAAACTACTTACCTTGAAGATGTCGGtagaagatattgaatatacTCCTTCTGATGAGGTAATGAGAATAAGAGGGAGGACTGTGGAACCAAATGAATATGTCCCAATTCAAAGTTATCATACGGCTGAAGTCCAATTTGACAAGAAATTCACACTTATCAAACCGGATTGGGATGAGATAAGTTATGGAATTATTGTAAGTGCCTGCTCAATCGAAGAAAAAGCAGAAGTAGGGGCAGTGATCATGGAAGAAGGTGTTGCACATTTGTGTCTTGTTACGGACAACATGACTGTTTTAAgaaacaaaattgaaaaatcaattccACGTAAAAGAAGAGGAGAAGGAGGAGGAGGTAACCATGATAAAGCCAtggaaaaatttttgaacatGGTACTGTCTACAATGCTCAGGAATTTTGACTTGACTAAGTTAAAGGCCATTATTTTGGCATCTCCAGGGTTTACCGCAAATGCATTATATCAGAATACTATAAATCAAGCCATTCAAGAGGAAAACAAGTTGGTTATCCagaataaatcaaaattcaTGGTTGTCCACTCATCCACGGGTTATCTTCAGGGGttagaagaaattttgaaggaCCCATCCATTCAAAAACAATTGAGCAATACTAAATTTGCTAGGGAGGGAGCAATTTTTGAAGAGTTTCAGAGGGTCctaaataatgatgacgatAGAGCGTGGTATGGTCCACTGGAAGCCACTAAAGCGGTTGAACTAGGTGCCATTAAATACTTTATGATTACCGATACTCTTTTCAGAAGTGATGATATCGCTGTAAGAAAGCATTATATCAAATTAACAGAAGAAGTGAAACGCCAAGGTGGTGAGGTGCTAATATTTTCGAGTTTGCATGAATCTGGTGAACAATTAGACCAATTAACCGGTGTGGCGGTTTTGCTCAATTATCCTGTTGCAGATCtcgatgaagacgaagaagaataa
- a CDS encoding DEHA2A12694p (similar to uniprot|P46672 Saccharomyces cerevisiae YGL105W ARC1 Protein that binds tRNA and methionyl- and glutamyl-tRNA synthetases), whose translation MADFISKFKALSLKDISEANDSQFPQLSNEEKALASQFETLSTRFDEPESLTSLNESLKTKTFVAGNVPSKADLVVFEKVLPLASKWTSNDDLAKFRHVLRWADLVQNTLVDVPESEKLKINYDAAIPREVKEKKKPAAAGAAGAAGAAPAQAKPKEASTDDKKGEPLSEEDKKAKAEAQKAKKAAKAKAKAEANAKQQAAAVPPSPAMIDFRVGFIQKAVKHPDADALYMSTIDMGDAEGPRTVCSGLVKYIPIEEMQERYVVCIANLKPVTMRGVKSCAMVLCASNENTVEFVNPPAGSKAGDKLFFEDFNGEPEKQLNPKKKIWEAVQPHFSTNDKFEVTYTEEGKEPKRLVNANGELCKNSTIIKADVK comes from the coding sequence ATGGCTGACTTTATCTCCAAGTTCAAAGCTTTGTCTTTGAAAGACATTTCAGAAGCCAATGACTCCCAATTCCCGCAATTATCCAACGAGGAAAAGGCATTAGCTTCTCAATTCGAGACTTTATCAACTAGATTCGACGAACCTGAATCATTGACATCGTTGAACGAATCTTTGAAAACCAAAACGTTTGTTGCTGGTAATGTCCCATCTAAGGCTGATTTAGTTGTTTTTGAAAAGGTCTTGCCATTGGCATCGAAGTGGACGTCTAACGACGATCTTGCTAAATTCAGACATGTCTTGAGATGGGCTGATTTAGTTCAAAATACTTTAGTTGACGTTCCAGAATCcgaaaaattgaagataaacTACGATGCTGCTATTCCAAGAGAAGTcaaggaaaagaagaagccaGCTGCCGCTGGCGCAGCTGGCGCCGCCGGAGCTGCACCTGCTCAAGCAAAGCCAAAGGAAGCCTCTACCGACGATAAGAAGGGTGAACCATTATCCGAAGAAGACAAGAAGGCTAAGGCAGAAGCTCAAAAGGCCAAGAAGGCAGCCAAGGCGAAGGCTAAGGCAGAAGCTAACGCAAAACAACAGGCTGCTGCTGTTCCTCCAAGCCCTGCTATGATTGATTTCAGAGTTGGTTTCATCCAAAAAGCAGTCAAGCACCCAGATGCCGATGCCTTGTATATGTCTACCATTGACATGGGTGATGCAGAAGGTCCAAGGACTGTTTGTTCTGGGTTAGTCAAATATATCCCAATCGAAGAAATGCAAGAGAGATATGTCGTTTGTATTGCTAACTTGAAACCAGTTACCATGAGAGGTGTTAAGTCATGTGCTATGGTATTGTGTGCATCTAATGAAAACACTGTCGAATTCGTTAACCCACCAGCAGGTTCTAAGGCAGGTGACAAACTTTTCTTCGAAGATTTCAATGGTGAACCAgaaaaacaattaaatccaaagaagaagatttgggAAGCCGTTCAACCACACTTCTCTACTAATGACAAGTTCGAAGTTACTTACACCGAAGAAGGTAAAGAACCAAAGAGATTAGTAAATGCCAATGGTGAGTTATGTAAGAACTCAACTATTATCAAGGCTGATGTTAAATGA
- a CDS encoding DEHA2A12716p (no similarity), whose product MVNRKYNWQTPNSAQSTVYSCIYKSKDTIASDSNIATLMSLRTLLSLESKELKNELNTDAP is encoded by the coding sequence ATGGTGAACAGAAAATACAACTGGCAAACACCCAATAGTGCACAATCCACCGTGTACAgttgtatatataaatctaAAGACACTATCGCCTCCGACTCAAATATCGCAACGTTAATGTCGCTTAGGACTCTTTTATCACTTGAATCAAAAGAACTAAAAAATGAGCTTAACACTGATGCGCCTTAA